DNA from Chrysemys picta bellii isolate R12L10 chromosome 13, ASM1138683v2, whole genome shotgun sequence:
GCAAAGGGGGGGTCGTTAGGGGGGACGGATGTGCACCCCAAGACCTTGCACACCCCTCTGCCTGCCAGGGCACACGGGGCCACTCCCCGTCTTTGTCCAGGAGCCCCCCACCAGGGCCAGaaatccaccccctgcccaggcaccccccccccaccagccacagcccccccagggTAGGAaactcccccagctgcagcccccacctTCGGCCAGCTttgccagcagctgcagccccccgCCGGTGCCAGGCTCGGGCTCCTCGGGGCCCTCGGGGAAGGAGATGTCCGTGGTGCCGTCCAGCCGCTCGGTGACGTGCCCCAGACGCATGGGGCGCCCGGCTAGCTCGAACCCATTCAGCTGCTCCAGCGCCCGGCGGGCACACTCCGCCTCCGCGAACTGGGGGGGCAAGGCCAAGGGGGGGGGTGAAGGCTACAGCGGGGTgtgagggggaggcaggggctggcctggcctggctggggggtaggggggccATGGCCGGCCCAGCagggggagattgggggagggagggctcgggggTGTGCGTGTGTGGCAGCGCTGGCCCAGCAAGGGGagggaggactgggggggggggggggaatcgctaGGGCCggcccagcagggggagggaggactgggggggggtCCGCTAGGGCCGGctcagcagggggagggagggaggactgggggggggggggggcaggaccggctcagcagggggagggagggctggggggggtcgcTAGGGCCggcccagcagggggagggagggctggggggggcagggccggcccaGCAggtgtgctggggaggagccatcaaaatggaaaaatgggagttgggtgcttcaggggagccagggctgggctgggtgctggCGCCGAGGGACGGCCAGGGGggcggggtcccactcaccgtcAGGAACCCGTAGCCCTTGGACTGGCCGGTGTCCGGGTCCCTCATCAGCACGATGCTGTCAATCTGCAGGAGGGTGGGGCAAAGAGCTCAGAGGCGGGCTGGAGTGAgacagggccccgcccccagccctgggcccctccccgCCATGGGGATCCACGCCCCCACAcctgggctcctccctgcccccaccttgCCGAAGGGCTCGAAGATCCCGCGCAGCATCTCCTTGGTGATGTTGCAGTGCAGGGAGCCCACGTAGAGCCGCATGGGCCCCCCGCTGCCCTTCTGCAGGGCGCTGGCCATGGCCGCCAGCCGGTTCTTCTCCGCCTGCGGGCAAGGGGCAGGTGAGCCGGGGTCCgatgccccgcccccccaaccgTCCCCCTCCCCTGCGGCAGGCCcccttccccagacaccccctggctggcccctccctcctccccggccAGTTCCCGCCCCCAGACACCCCCCAGCCGGCCCCCTCCCCCGCGCAGCTCCCGACCCAAACGCCGCCGGCCAGCCCCCTCCCAATGCTGCCCaccggccccctcccctgccgttCCCTGCCCTCCTAGTCCCCTGACACCCatgccccccagccagcccgatcgtccccccgccccacagcaacCCCCCCGGACACTGCCAGCCAGCCCCCGGTCACCCCACGGCCGGCGCACCTGGGAGGCCTGGACGATGATGGGCACGCCCAGCAGGCGCTGCCCCGTCAGCCCGATGGCCAGCGGCACCGACTGGATCTCACAGAACTCCACGTAGGCAATGCCCTTGGAGCGCCGCGAGTTCCGGTCCGAGATGATCCGCACGTCCCGCACCTGGGGGCGAGACGGCCGTGGGGTAGGGCCCAGCACAGGGCGGGGTTAGAgacggcagggggcggggccccggATTCCAGATGGCAGGAAGAGTGGGGCCAGGCACAGGGGGGATGTGCCATGGGgcgtgggaggggcggggcccaaCATGGGAGCCGGGTTAGAGATGGCACTATGCACAGTGGGCGGGGCTTCAGAAACGAACAGGGGGGCAGAGGCAGGTTACTCTGGCAAGACAGACCTCAGGTCGCTAAtgttggttggacgtattcccgGAGGTTTCATCACTGACAACGCTAATTAACGACTACTATTTAATTCCTCAAGACTCAAGGCCAACCCTGGAGAATTGGCAACCCTCGACCtccaggggcaggggcggggctcaggcagtgggcggggcctggggcggtaCCTTGCCGACGGCGGAGAAGAAGTCCTCGAGGTCGCGGGGGCGGATGCGGGCGGCCAGCTGCATGCAGAACACGGTGCGAGCGTCCCGCTCCTCGGGGCTTAGGCTGCCCAGCGCCTCCCTGCGGGACGAGGTGTcagggggggctgggccgggcccccCAACTCTTCCCCCCGTTGCActcacccagacccccccacccagATCCATCagctccgccccccgccccagactATCAgaccccaggacagacccccaccaacaccactcccccagcccccatctccgCTCCCCAGCTCCCGGCACAGGCGTCACTCACCGCACAGGGCTTTTCTCCCGGTACAGGGGGCTCTTACTGTGTCCAAACCGGCGCCTGGGGGGCAGACACCAGGtcagagcctggggcaggggccgggttcCCCAGAGGGCTGcaatgggaaggggagggaaggggttggggtcCCTTGGGGTACGGGAGAGCAGGGGTTGTTGGGAGGGCGGGGCCTGTCCGGGGATAGGCCTGGCCAGGGCATTCCTTACCTGGGGGCGGAGTCTCACTCTCCCAGGGGTGGGGCTTAGCCAGGGGACGGAGGTTGGCCGGGGAGGTCCTCACTCACCTGGGGGCAGAGCCTCTTTCTCCCAAAGCAAGGGCTTGGCTAGGAGCAGGGTGCCACTcacccagggggcagggcctggccaggggcgGGGTCTCACTcacccagggggcggggcctgcccaggggcaggggtctcactcACCCAGGGGGCGGAGGACTGCGGTACCGCGCTCTCTCCTCACGCCGGCGCTCCCGGCTCCGGGAACGGCTCCCCCGCCGGCGCTCCCGGCTCCGGCTCCTGTGGCGGCTCCGGCGCTCCCGGCTCCGGCTGCTGCGCCGCCGCCGCTCCTGATCccggctagagagagagagagagcatgagcGCGTCAGAGACCCTGCTGGCCAATCAGATCCCGTCCCCCACCAATCACACCCTCTCTCGGCCTCCCCCAGCCAATCATAGCCACCCTCACCCAATcacaccccactcccccaccctgtGCCGTTCCAGCCAATCACAACATCCCTGGGCAACCCctagctgatcacagctcccctCACACTCcctgcgcctccccccccccccatcacagctcccctcacatattcccacagccTCCCCGTACCCCCAGGCACCAAGCCCCTCGCCCCTACCTGTGTCTGTGCTCCCGGCTCCGACTCCTCTTTTTCCTGCTGCTactggagggaggaggtgaaaAGACACCGTTACCATGGGgcagccccccgctcccccccactGGCAGGGGAGACACTGTTACCGGggggcagccccccgcccccccccggcaggGGAGACAGTGTTACCGGggggcagccccccgcccccgcactcCGGGGGGGCCACTGTTaccagggggcagccccccacccccgcactccCGGGGGAGCCACTGTTACCGGGGGGCAGTTCTCCACCCCCCACTGCAGGGGGGAGACACCATTAgcagggggcagccgcccgcCCCTCCCAATGTCAGGGGGAGACACCGTTACCGTGAGACAGCCGCCCGTCCCTCCCACTGCCGGGAGAAGACACCGTTACCGTGGGACAGCCGCCCGTCCCTCCCACTGCTGGGAGAAGACACCGTTACCGTGGGACAGCTGCCCGTCCCTCCCACTGCGGGGAGAAGACACCGTTACCGTGGGACAGCCGCCCGCCCCTCCCAATGTCAGGGGGAGACACCGTTACCGTGGGACAGCCGCCCACCCCTCCCACTGCCGGGAGAAGACACCGTTGCCGTGGGGCAGCCGCCCGTCCCTCCCACTGCCGGGAGAAGACACCGTTACCGTGGGACAGCCGCCCGTCCCTCCCACTGCCGGGAGGAGACACCGTTACCATGGGGCAGCCGCCCGCCCCTCCCACTGCCGGGGGGAGGCACCGTTACCGTTGGGCAGCCGCCCGCCCCTCCCACTGCCAGGTGGAGGTACCATTACCGTGGGGCAGCCACCCGCCCCTCCCACTGCCGGGGGGAGACACCGTTACCGTGGGGCACTCCCCACCCCTCTCACCTGCCGCTAGCACTCTCCTTCTTCACCTCCTTGCTCTGCTCctctgggggctgcggggggagcATGGAGAGGTGAGTACGGgacgtgccccccccccattccctcccaggacccctatACGTTACCTGGGCCGCGGGGGCTTCAGCCGGCGCCTTCGAGGGTCCTGCCTGGGCCTGGAGGGAACAAAGCCACgcctcagcaggggagggggcagcccccaTCGGCcgccctgctccccacctgccaCCAGCGGCCCCCCTCCAGCCTCCGCCACTCCAGAgatgctggggaaactgaggcacacaccacCACCCGCTGCAAGGGCCCTTATCCCTCACCTCCTCCTTCTTGTAGGGCGCCTCCAGCATGGCTTCGATGACAATGTCGAAGTCATCGGGCGTCATGGCGTCGGCCGGGCTCtgcaggaaaggggggggggggcgggtgttaGCCCCAGGCTGGCCCCTTGGGGCCCCACCCAGGGCGCCACAGGCAAGGGGAGTGGGGTACTCACAGGCTCCTGCAGCGGATTCGAGACTCCCGGCTCCATGGAGCGTGCCGGGGGGGCCCCACCCCCGAAGGGCAGGACAGGCTCCGGGCTCGAGTGGCTCTCAGACGCGTCCTGTGGAAAAACGGGGCACAGTGAGCCAGGGAACCGCGTGGGGGGCCATGACCGGCCTGCAAGCTGCTAGCTGCACCCCCAATTGTTCTAGCCTGCACGCTCCAGACCCGTCCCCCCCAATGTCAGGCCGAGGCCCCAGATGTTCCTGACCCACATCCCAGACGTTGCTGCCGCACTGCTAGTCTGGAGCACTTTGCAAGGTGCCCCCAAGCACCATGTATTGAGCCTGGCTCCAGAAaagcccctgtcccagagcaGGCTGTCAGTCCCAGGCCGGGGGCTACTTCCTGGCACCCACCGTGCTCTAGCCAAACATTCCCAAGGCTAGGGACCACCTTGGGAGACGTGGCCAGGCCTGTTCTAGAGCACCTCGCCTCCagcatccccccccccatgctaccCTGGGCCAGGGTCCCAGGGCTGCCTGGAACAATTCTGCTCTAGATCCCAGGAAGCCAGGCCTACTCTAGACCCTTCCCAATTCCAGACCACTTGTAGAGACCCAGGACCCGGGATGCTGACGTGCGCCGGGCGCCTCCTGCATCTGGCCAAGGGTCTAGCAAGGCCCCAAGTCCCAGTCCCCTTTGAGGGACCTCAGCTCTAGAATTCCTCCGTTCTAGAACCCCTCGTCTAGGCCCCGCCTCCACATTCTAGGCCTCgatgccaccccacccccaatgttCTATGCCtgcggcaagccccgcccccagcgttCTAAGCCCCCTTGCAAGCCCCGCCCAGCACCGTCCCAGCGTTCTAAGCCTCCCAcgaacccctcccccaccactcacCAGCGTTCTAGAACCCCGCGCTCGCGCTCACCCACCCCACGGGCCACTGACGtcatctccctcctctcccccgtgAGGTGCCCCCCGATGCCGTGACGTCACCCTGCCCCGCTCTCACCCTCCCCCGAGGCGGCGCCGGCTCCTCGGGCTCCGGGTCTCCGCGGCCGGACGCGGCGCTAAGATGGCGGAGGCCGCGGCTGCCTCCagaaccttcccctccccccgaaacTCCGTGCGCAGGCGCGGGCGGGGCGGCAGCACGACGCTCATTGGGTGAGGGCGGCGCCGCTGATTGGACGCGGTCGGCCTAGAGGACGCGGCTTGGCACAGCGCCGTGGCTGATTGGACAATTTCCCAGAAGGATGGCTCTGATTGGCGGAGAGTGTGTAGGGGCGGGATATTTTTCCTCACCTTCAGCGATGATTGGCCCAGATCGAGAAGAGGGCGGGCCTTTGCTCGCAGCAGCCTCGGCGTTTGGCCCGAAGCGGGAGGGGCGCGCCACTGTCCCCACGGCCGAAGGGTGATTGGCTGGCGAAGGCGGGACTTTGCCCACAGCGACTAGCCTGATTGGTTAAATATGAAGAAGAGGCTGAGTCCTGGCTCACAACAGCAACGGTGATTGGCCCAGAACAAAGAGGGGCTGACTTGCAGGCTCAGCAACCTATCAGCGCTCGCACGGCTGCGCTCAGGGAGCCTGTTGCCATGACAACGGGAGGGCGCCCCCACCCCGtcagacacacgcacacacggGCCGGGACAGAAAGCTTTATTGAAACGCACGGACAGGGACAAAGGGGAGCGGGAGCGCCGCGTGGGGCGGGGTACCCCGGTGACGTTGCGCACGCCCAGAGGCCGAGACGGAAGAGCGGGGGCGGGGTCTCCGTGACGTGGCGATCGCTCATAGGCCGATGGTGGAGGAGCGGCCGCTCGGGttgtgcagggcagagcagccggGCGCCGTCACCGCCCACTCGTACCACACCTTGCGCGGGCCCGCGCAGCGCCAGAAGGCCACGCGCACGCGCTCGCCCGCGCGCACCGCCAGCGGCTGCTGTGGGAAGAGAGGGAGCGTCAGCGCCGCGGGCACCCGCCCCTCCCGGACCCGCCCCCTTtccaagccccgcccctccgggACCCGCCTTcaggctccccccgcccccgggcacCCCCCATGGGGCGGGCGCTCACCTTGATGGGGAAGAAGATGGGGAACCAGGAGAACATGCCGGGGGAGTGCGTCTCAGGCCGGAtacctggggggggaagggggggtgagaTGGGGGGGGACCCCCGGCCGGAGGGACTCCCCCCACCAGGTGAagcccctcgccccctccctctcctccccccccccctgaacCTCtgccatctccctccctccctcctggccaGGAGAACCTCCACCCCCTTTCTGTCCCAcgcaccctgccccacccccctcccagggccccggccccgccctcaCTGAGCGTGACGTCGCCGTAGAGCGTGGTCTCGAAGTAGCCGGCGAAGCCGTGCAGCACCGTGTTCACCTCGACCGCGAACTCCAGCTGCCGGTACTGGCTCTTGTCCCGGTCTGGGTCTGCCCAACAGGGGAACAATTTGCTCACAGGGGTGTGGTCTGCTCaggccccacccacttcctgtcccACAGGGATGTGGTTAGCTCAAGCCCCACCGCCACCCAGAGGGGTGTGGtcaccccaggccccgcccccgccccctacctgggtgcgggtggtggaaggtgaagcagggcaggggcggcGCCAGCTGGTGGAAGTTGTGGAGCCGCACGACGTAGGGCATCTCGAACTgcgcctggggaggggggagagagacctGGTCAGAGCGCGacccccaacccctgctgcacagCACGCGGGCAACCCCTGACCGgcacacagagctggggggggttcAGACAGGCTGGCCCTGTGCTGGGGGAATGGGGGACTGGAGGGGGCTATGGGTGCAGGGAGCTCACCTCAGGGTGCCGGTCCTTCTCGCGACAGGCCCGCACCTCGTTGTACAgcttggaggaggagatgggcgCCAGGAAGGACGTGTAGGTGCTGGGGATGCTCACGCCGCCCGCTGGAGGATGGGAGAGGGGTGGGTCAGACATCATGGCAACAAGCACCCCCCACAAAAActgcctctcccccacagctccccccacccgaCCCACAGCtccccctaccccagagcccactcaCCCCGCAGGCAGTGCTGCGCCCCGTCCAGGCACTCGGGGGACAGCTCGTTGTCGGCAAAGGAGCCCAGCAGCTCCGACACCAGGAGATCGGCCTGCTCAGGTGCCGACCACTCCCGCATGTCGGACGAGACCACGGTCACCTGTGAGCCCCACTCCTCGTACTGCCAGCTCTCCAGTCTGCGGGAAGTGTGGGATTAACTTGGGGAACTgtctgcccctggaaccccgccTCCCCGTTTTCACAGTGCCAGGTCTCCAttctgggggtggtggtgcagGGTTAACCCGGGGAACTGCccgccactggatccccctttgTACTGCCCGCGCTCCAGTCTGCGGGGAGTGAAGGGTTGTACATAAATCACTGCATTGAGCGCCTTCGGATAACGGTGAATCATTTCATACGACTTTGTATTAGGTCTATCCACGTGTGACCCGTTTTCATGCTACTTTGTGTCAAGTCCTTTGATATgggaactttgtatcaaatccTTATATAGAAACTCTGTATtgagccttggtataatgttatcgCCTCTAAGGTAATTAAGGTAGAAGTGTCTTTTTGCCAGGAGTAGAATAACATCTCCCCGTTTTAaccaattgccctgttgaatgaacgaGGTGTGAATGGGGCAGgcgtggaaggcagcacctccagacagctgcaacccttggagaggggatggaagccagacccaagaacaatacaAGTTGTCCAGTGGGCTCACTGAAGAAGAGCAGACCTATTGATGGCCTTGGGGGTTAGAAGCGAGCACCTGCTTTTgggaacaccctctttgcagcgttgggacaacacccagagggaagcagcacaaaggaccaacagACACAGAGTTTGCATCTGGTACAGATtggcatgagagggaagctgctataaatgtgaggtgtcttgcagagggcCCCGGGTCTCGTCTCGTCAACATgagagcatcgatccggatcggctcccacctccccgccccatctaactcacctggccagtacagttaaggggagcaactagttggtaacaaGATGGAGTGTGCGTGTAATATAGATCATATGCACATGATACAGTGTTGATTGATACATGTATTACCAATAAATGTGGCGCTTTGCCTCATTCctcctgaaaagatcctgtgcagtacttaaCAATAGGGTTAACCCATGGAACTGCCCACCACTGTATCCCCCCCCACATGCCTACTGCCAGttctcaggggaggagggatggataCACACACAGACAATGGGCCAAggtctcggggggagggggggtttatAGGGAAGGGCCGGCACGAGAGTGGGGGCACTCACGTCACCACAGCATTGGGGTTCTTCTCCACGGCGTAGATCTTCACTCGCCGGCCGGCCTGACGGGATGCCCGCAGTGTGGCATTGACCAGGGGGCCCCggccagcccccagcaccatcaccaccctgggaggcagagagagaggtcAGAGGGCAGCACACAGGGGGTGTCATGGAGGATGCCCCCCccatctggggggggagggtcagagcCATCTTCAGGGGGCATCATCGGGGCAGGTTGTCAGGGGTGCCATGTCTCATGGGGCAGCACCAGGTGGGAGGGGTATAACTGAGGGGCAGGGAGTTGCCATGGAGAGGCTGGGCATCACTCACTGCACATTTGTCTCCTTCTCCTCTTCGGGCACCCGATCCAGCAGGCACCTGTAGAtcgcctgggggcggggggagaggtagaggtcactggggagccctgcagcccccctcagACTCTGTCCCCACAccacactcctcccccccagccacacccccaaaTACACCCCACCATCCCTGAACCCTCACCTATCAGGCCTTCCTCCCATTACCCTCAccacaggccccaccccttcccacggccctgcccaccaaagcccctccccccagtcacaGCCTGGCTCCCCCTCACCTGCTGGTACTGGGAGTATTTGATGGGGTCCTTCTCAAAGACCTCGTAGGTCTGGGACTCCAGGTTGTCCAtcaggggctgggggagtggggggagagcagcgtgaggagggcggggaggaggaagaccccccccccattgcatTTCGGAGCAGGTGACATTCACTCTGAACCCTAATGACAGATGCCAAGCCAAGTGTTCACTCTGGGCCCTAATAATGAACCTTGACATGTGACGTTCACTTTGAACTCTGATGACGGATGCATCAACATTGCATAGTTATGGGGCGTTCCCGCGGAACCCCAACAACGGCCACCCAATAACCCACAGGCGTAACAATGACGGTAGGCGATACTGCATGAATGAAGCTGAGTCATTGGCCGTAAGGCCCGATGACTATGCTCTAGCAGAATTCATCCTGAACCCTCATGACATTGTGGTGCGATGCTGCTCCCAAATCCTGACACGTTCCGATGTTAACTCTGAACCCTAACGATGACACACGAGAACCTCGGTCCTGTGCCCTAGTTATGCCGCTTTGATACTCCTGAGTCCTGACCCCAGCAGGAGGCAGCATTCATCCTGAACCCTACCGATGACGGCCTAGAATACTGGAGCCTAGGATGGTGGCTATGAAGCTAGCCCAACTGGCACTGACCCTGGACCAAGCCAGGTTAACCCTGAACCctaacaatggggggggggggggaaatgggatgcTGGTCCAAGCTGTAACAATGCCAGTCGGCAATGTTAGCCCTGATCTTGGAAGAAGCCGATTTGTGAGCCATGGGTCTTAGCCCCAGTCCTATGACGGCGTTCACCCTGAGCCATGCCGATAACCGAGCGGCAGCCCCTGAACCATGCCGTGCTGTTCGCCCTGAGCCTCGCCGATAACCCAGCGGCAGCCCCCGAACCATGCCGTGCTGTTCGCCCTGAGCCTTGCCGATAACCCAGCGGCAGCCCCCGAACCATGCCGTGCTGTTTGCCCTGAGCCTTGCCGATAACCCAGCGGCAGCCCCCGCACCATGCCGTGCTGTTCGCCCTGAGCCACGCCGATAACCGAGCGGTAGCCCCCGAAACATGCTGTGCTGTTCGCCCTGAGCCTCGCCGATAACCCAGCGGCAGCCCCCGCACCATGCCGTGCTGTTCGCCCTGAGCCTCGCCGATAACCCAGCGGCAGCCCCCGCACCATGCCGTGCTGTTCGCTCTGAGCCACGGCGATAACCCAGCGGCAGCCCCCGAACCATGCCGTGCTGTTCGCCCTGAGCTATGCCGATAACCGAGCGGCAGCCCCCGAAACATGCCGTGCTGTTCGCCCTGAGCCACGCCGATAACCCAGCGGCAGCCCCCGCACCATGCCGTGCTGTTCGCCCTGAGCCATGCTGATAACCGAGCGGCAGCCCCCGAATGATGCCGTGCTGTTCACCCGGAGCCGCGGTCGCTCACCTGCAGGGGGGACTGCAGATAGTCCTCGTAGCCCTTGGCGAAGAGCTCATAGGCGGAGGGGGGCGGCCGGTTCTGGCTCAGATACTCCAGGTACTGCAGGTAGGAGCAGAACTCCTTCTCGGGGTGGTGGTGAGCGCCCCACACGATGAACTGCACctccagctggggggcagggaaggcatTAGACAGGGACAACCCCCCGCCCACAGCCTGACCCCCAGCACGGGGTAACGAGCCCCTGGGATACCACGCCCCCAGAGCGTAGAACCCCCACACTGAGGGGGGATGGAGAACAGGGGTCatacccctcctccaccccagtgctgggagcttccccccagcagtgcgCCCAGCTAGGAGGGGGCCTGGAAAGCTCGGTGGGTGTGATAGGAGACAGGTGCATCTTGGGAAGGAGGGAGCGGGgctcagtgacagagccaggatcAGGGAGGGTGGGGTTCTGGGTGGCCGGAGCTTGGCCAGGGGATCTCAGTGGGTGGGGCTCAATGGGCGTGGCCAGAAGAGCTGGGTGGACCAAgcctgggcaggagcagggctctaCCTTGAGCAAACGGAAGACCAGGCGCTGGTGCATCTTGGAGAGGACGGGAAACCCCTTCTTATTGGTCAGGAAGATGCTAGTAGGCAGGATGGCTGCTTTGATTGGCTCCCCCAGCCAGCGGTCGATGACATGATTGGAGGGCAGGTCTGGCCCCAcctccagagctggggcagaaaaCAGGAGTCAAGAAAcctgccagccccctgccccagtgctgcGAGCTTTCCTGCAGCAGTGTCCCCACCCCGAACTCACCCACTGCGATGCGCTTGTTGTAGTCACAGAGGGTCCGGAAATTGTGCCACCTGcagacaaaggggggggggcagtgaatAGGGGGACAAgatcctgccctcccccagcatcccccAGTTCCCCTCTGAGCATTGCTCCCCTCCCGCCAGATCCCTAACCTCAGCCCAACAGGACCCCTCCCCGCATCCTGTGTGCTTGCCTCAGCCGGGAGCCCTGCGCACTtccccctggcagtgccccccGGCCCCTCACCATATCCACGTCTTCTCGTCCCCCGAGCCATCCTCGGGCACCGGCACCGGCTCGTTCCCAATCAGGTCGTCCCGCAGATCCTCGGGGGCCAGTAGAGGGACCCGCATCCAAAACTGGGGGGGAAAACAAGGAGTTAGTGGCAgacgcaccccctgcctgcccactcCGCCCAGCCCTGCACTCACCATGGTGCTGTGGTGCCCGGTGTggatgtgggtgctcagcacccgggCCAGGTTGGGGTTCTCGCCCTGCGTCAGGGGCAGCAGGAATGCGGGGAGCCCCAGGTACGCCCCAAAGTTCAGCTCCTGCAGCAT
Protein-coding regions in this window:
- the PRMT5 gene encoding protein arginine N-methyltransferase 5 isoform X1 yields the protein MAAAAAAVAPGPCGAGGPRVSSGRDLSCVPEVAETLGAVARQGFDFLCMPVFHPRYRREFTHQPARGRPGPHTRSDLLLSGRDWNTLIVGKLSPWIRPDAKVEAVRRNSEAAMLQELNFGAYLGLPAFLLPLTQGENPNLARVLSTHIHTGHHSTMVSAGLGGVGRQGVRLPLTPCFPPQFWMRVPLLAPEDLRDDLIGNEPVPVPEDGSGDEKTWIWWHNFRTLCDYNKRIAVALEVGPDLPSNHVIDRWLGEPIKAAILPTSIFLTNKKGFPVLSKMHQRLVFRLLKLEVQFIVWGAHHHPEKEFCSYLQYLEYLSQNRPPPSAYELFAKGYEDYLQSPLQPLMDNLESQTYEVFEKDPIKYSQYQQAIYRCLLDRVPEEEKETNVQVVMVLGAGRGPLVNATLRASRQAGRRVKIYAVEKNPNAVVTLESWQYEEWGSQVTVVSSDMREWSAPEQADLLVSELLGSFADNELSPECLDGAQHCLRAGGVSIPSTYTSFLAPISSSKLYNEVRACREKDRHPEAQFEMPYVVRLHNFHQLAPPLPCFTFHHPHPDPDRDKSQYRQLEFAVEVNTVLHGFAGYFETTLYGDVTLSIRPETHSPGMFSWFPIFFPIKQPLAVRAGERVRVAFWRCAGPRKVWYEWAVTAPGCSALHNPSGRSSTIGL
- the RBM23 gene encoding probable RNA-binding protein 23 isoform X1; the encoded protein is MEPGVSNPLQEPSPADAMTPDDFDIVIEAMLEAPYKKEEAQAGPSKAPAEAPAAQPPEEQSKEVKKESASGSSSRKKRSRSREHRHSRDQERRRRSSRSRERRSRHRSRSRERRRGSRSRSRERRREERARYRSPPPPGRRFGHSKSPLYREKSPVREALGSLSPEERDARTVFCMQLAARIRPRDLEDFFSAVGKVRDVRIISDRNSRRSKGIAYVEFCEIQSVPLAIGLTGQRLLGVPIIVQASQAEKNRLAAMASALQKGSGGPMRLYVGSLHCNITKEMLRGIFEPFGKIDSIVLMRDPDTGQSKGYGFLTFAEAECARRALEQLNGFELAGRPMRLGHVTERLDGTTDISFPEGPEEPEPGTGGGLQLLAKLAEGSGIQLPAAAAAQAALQLNGAIPLSALNPAALTALSPALNLASQTLASQCLQLSGLFSSPGM
- the RBM23 gene encoding probable RNA-binding protein 23 isoform X4, which translates into the protein MTSTLSSKPCWRRPTRRRRPRQDPRRRRLKPPRPSSSRKKRSRSREHRHSRDQERRRRSSRSRERRSRHRSRSRERRRGSRSRSRERRREERARYRSPPPPGRRFGHSKSPLYREKSPVREALGSLSPEERDARTVFCMQLAARIRPRDLEDFFSAVGKVRDVRIISDRNSRRSKGIAYVEFCEIQSVPLAIGLTGQRLLGVPIIVQASQAEKNRLAAMASALQKGSGGPMRLYVGSLHCNITKEMLRGIFEPFGKIDSIVLMRDPDTGQSKGYGFLTFAEAECARRALEQLNGFELAGRPMRLGHVTERLDGTTDISFPEGPEEPEPGTGGGLQLLAKLAEGSGIQLPAAAAAQAALQLNGAIPLSALNPAALTALSPALNLASQTLASQCLQLSGLFSSPGM
- the PRMT5 gene encoding protein arginine N-methyltransferase 5 isoform X2, which translates into the protein MAAAAAAVAPGPCGAGGPRVSSGRDLSCVPEVAETLGAVARQGFDFLCMPVFHPRYRREFTHQPARGRPGPHTRSDLLLSGRDWNTLIVGKLSPWIRPDAKVEAVRRNSEAAMLQELNFGAYLGLPAFLLPLTQGENPNLARVLSTHIHTGHHSTMFWMRVPLLAPEDLRDDLIGNEPVPVPEDGSGDEKTWIWWHNFRTLCDYNKRIAVALEVGPDLPSNHVIDRWLGEPIKAAILPTSIFLTNKKGFPVLSKMHQRLVFRLLKLEVQFIVWGAHHHPEKEFCSYLQYLEYLSQNRPPPSAYELFAKGYEDYLQSPLQPLMDNLESQTYEVFEKDPIKYSQYQQAIYRCLLDRVPEEEKETNVQVVMVLGAGRGPLVNATLRASRQAGRRVKIYAVEKNPNAVVTLESWQYEEWGSQVTVVSSDMREWSAPEQADLLVSELLGSFADNELSPECLDGAQHCLRAGGVSIPSTYTSFLAPISSSKLYNEVRACREKDRHPEAQFEMPYVVRLHNFHQLAPPLPCFTFHHPHPDPDRDKSQYRQLEFAVEVNTVLHGFAGYFETTLYGDVTLSIRPETHSPGMFSWFPIFFPIKQPLAVRAGERVRVAFWRCAGPRKVWYEWAVTAPGCSALHNPSGRSSTIGL
- the RBM23 gene encoding probable RNA-binding protein 23 isoform X2, with protein sequence MEPGVSNPLQEPSPADAMTPDDFDIVIEAMLEAPYKKEEAQAGPSKAPAEAPAAQPPEEQSKEVKKESASGSSRKKRSRSREHRHSRDQERRRRSSRSRERRSRHRSRSRERRRGSRSRSRERRREERARYRSPPPPGRRFGHSKSPLYREKSPVREALGSLSPEERDARTVFCMQLAARIRPRDLEDFFSAVGKVRDVRIISDRNSRRSKGIAYVEFCEIQSVPLAIGLTGQRLLGVPIIVQASQAEKNRLAAMASALQKGSGGPMRLYVGSLHCNITKEMLRGIFEPFGKIDSIVLMRDPDTGQSKGYGFLTFAEAECARRALEQLNGFELAGRPMRLGHVTERLDGTTDISFPEGPEEPEPGTGGGLQLLAKLAEGSGIQLPAAAAAQAALQLNGAIPLSALNPAALTALSPALNLASQTLASQCLQLSGLFSSPGM